The proteins below are encoded in one region of Zerene cesonia ecotype Mississippi chromosome 10, Zerene_cesonia_1.1, whole genome shotgun sequence:
- the LOC119829292 gene encoding uncharacterized protein LOC119829292 isoform X1 — protein MFTTCALLFCFLDFGTARAHQIEVDLNRIHQLPNELSPTYTSINYNHSRRSIMNKDNDAYDYNYNRHNKWQKPPPMHILQTTKSESEQPREDPKLFYQSESYLREIQGRNTNNEVASIYPGREVVRANEEYARPIRMKKMTKSLSGDRDFCVRCPHDRTLIAKPGSDRVVLQRPRLTSCTGRIVPRPIRFVHMYGPNFGTLLHKGSHIVVGKIMQNDRMLQLCKMQLHVILQTCPTPRDLISRCDDTLCNFTCRDTRSEMQGLNSLVCGEDLTWQGNLPTCRARSWCMPQIPPEHGRVSCKGSTVNESAGLVEGSKCKIRCALGWRAPRNTVSVCRRGKWTHQLYCQPKRIKR, from the exons GCACAGCTAGAGCTCATCAAATAGAAGTAGATTTAAACAG AATACATCAACTACCTAATGAATTATCACCGACTTATacgtcaataaattataaccatAGCCGCAGATCCATTATGAATAAAGATAATGACGCCTATGACTACAATTATAATAGGCACAATAAATGGCAGAAACCACCACCAATGCATATTTTGCAAACAACAAAATCAGAAAGTGAACAACCAAGAGAAGATCCGAAGCTCTTTTATCAGTCTGAATCTTACTTACGGGAAATTCAAGGTCGCAACACGAATAACGAAGTGGCCTCGATATACCCAGGACGAGAAGTTGTTAGAGCTAATGAAGAATATGCACGACCTATACGTATGAAAAAAATGACTAAAAGTTTATCTGGAGATCGGG ATTTCTGTGTGAGATGCCCACATGATAGAACACTTATAGCAAAACCTGGCTCAGACCGAGTTGTGTTACAAAGACCCCGCCTTACATCCTGCACAGGGAGAATCGTACCGAGACCAATCCGTTTTGTTCATATGTATGGACCTAATTTTGGAACTCTGCTACATAAAGGTTCCCACATTGTAGTAGGGAAAATTATGCAGAACGACAGA atGCTGCAACTTTGCAAGATGCAGTTACACGTAATTTTACAAACGTGTCCAACCCCAAGGGACTTAATTTCTCGTTGTGATGACACCTTATGTAATTTTACGTGTCGCGATACTAGGTCTGAGATGCAAGGTTTAAATTCGCTAGTTTGTGGTGAAGATCTTACGTGGCAGGGAAATCTACCGACATGCAgag CACGTAGCTGGTGTATGCCGCAAATCCCACCAGAACATGGTAGAGTAAGTTGTAAAGGATCTACTGTAAATGAAAGCGCAGGTTTGGTGGAAGGatctaaatgtaaaatacgATGCGCTCTTGGCTGGCGTGCCCCTCGCAACACAGTTTCAGTCTGTCGTCGCGGTAAATGGACCCATCAATTATATTGCCAACCGAAACGAATCAAaagataa
- the LOC119829292 gene encoding uncharacterized protein LOC119829292 isoform X2: MFTTCALLFCFLDFGTARAHQIEVDLNRHNKWQKPPPMHILQTTKSESEQPREDPKLFYQSESYLREIQGRNTNNEVASIYPGREVVRANEEYARPIRMKKMTKSLSGDRDFCVRCPHDRTLIAKPGSDRVVLQRPRLTSCTGRIVPRPIRFVHMYGPNFGTLLHKGSHIVVGKIMQNDRMLQLCKMQLHVILQTCPTPRDLISRCDDTLCNFTCRDTRSEMQGLNSLVCGEDLTWQGNLPTCRARSWCMPQIPPEHGRVSCKGSTVNESAGLVEGSKCKIRCALGWRAPRNTVSVCRRGKWTHQLYCQPKRIKR; this comes from the exons GCACAGCTAGAGCTCATCAAATAGAAGTAGATTTAAACAG GCACAATAAATGGCAGAAACCACCACCAATGCATATTTTGCAAACAACAAAATCAGAAAGTGAACAACCAAGAGAAGATCCGAAGCTCTTTTATCAGTCTGAATCTTACTTACGGGAAATTCAAGGTCGCAACACGAATAACGAAGTGGCCTCGATATACCCAGGACGAGAAGTTGTTAGAGCTAATGAAGAATATGCACGACCTATACGTATGAAAAAAATGACTAAAAGTTTATCTGGAGATCGGG ATTTCTGTGTGAGATGCCCACATGATAGAACACTTATAGCAAAACCTGGCTCAGACCGAGTTGTGTTACAAAGACCCCGCCTTACATCCTGCACAGGGAGAATCGTACCGAGACCAATCCGTTTTGTTCATATGTATGGACCTAATTTTGGAACTCTGCTACATAAAGGTTCCCACATTGTAGTAGGGAAAATTATGCAGAACGACAGA atGCTGCAACTTTGCAAGATGCAGTTACACGTAATTTTACAAACGTGTCCAACCCCAAGGGACTTAATTTCTCGTTGTGATGACACCTTATGTAATTTTACGTGTCGCGATACTAGGTCTGAGATGCAAGGTTTAAATTCGCTAGTTTGTGGTGAAGATCTTACGTGGCAGGGAAATCTACCGACATGCAgag CACGTAGCTGGTGTATGCCGCAAATCCCACCAGAACATGGTAGAGTAAGTTGTAAAGGATCTACTGTAAATGAAAGCGCAGGTTTGGTGGAAGGatctaaatgtaaaatacgATGCGCTCTTGGCTGGCGTGCCCCTCGCAACACAGTTTCAGTCTGTCGTCGCGGTAAATGGACCCATCAATTATATTGCCAACCGAAACGAATCAAaagataa
- the LOC119829292 gene encoding uncharacterized protein LOC119829292 isoform X3, with product MNKDNDAYDYNYNRHNKWQKPPPMHILQTTKSESEQPREDPKLFYQSESYLREIQGRNTNNEVASIYPGREVVRANEEYARPIRMKKMTKSLSGDRDFCVRCPHDRTLIAKPGSDRVVLQRPRLTSCTGRIVPRPIRFVHMYGPNFGTLLHKGSHIVVGKIMQNDRMLQLCKMQLHVILQTCPTPRDLISRCDDTLCNFTCRDTRSEMQGLNSLVCGEDLTWQGNLPTCRARSWCMPQIPPEHGRVSCKGSTVNESAGLVEGSKCKIRCALGWRAPRNTVSVCRRGKWTHQLYCQPKRIKR from the exons ATGAATAAAGATAATGACGCCTATGACTACAATTATAATAGGCACAATAAATGGCAGAAACCACCACCAATGCATATTTTGCAAACAACAAAATCAGAAAGTGAACAACCAAGAGAAGATCCGAAGCTCTTTTATCAGTCTGAATCTTACTTACGGGAAATTCAAGGTCGCAACACGAATAACGAAGTGGCCTCGATATACCCAGGACGAGAAGTTGTTAGAGCTAATGAAGAATATGCACGACCTATACGTATGAAAAAAATGACTAAAAGTTTATCTGGAGATCGGG ATTTCTGTGTGAGATGCCCACATGATAGAACACTTATAGCAAAACCTGGCTCAGACCGAGTTGTGTTACAAAGACCCCGCCTTACATCCTGCACAGGGAGAATCGTACCGAGACCAATCCGTTTTGTTCATATGTATGGACCTAATTTTGGAACTCTGCTACATAAAGGTTCCCACATTGTAGTAGGGAAAATTATGCAGAACGACAGA atGCTGCAACTTTGCAAGATGCAGTTACACGTAATTTTACAAACGTGTCCAACCCCAAGGGACTTAATTTCTCGTTGTGATGACACCTTATGTAATTTTACGTGTCGCGATACTAGGTCTGAGATGCAAGGTTTAAATTCGCTAGTTTGTGGTGAAGATCTTACGTGGCAGGGAAATCTACCGACATGCAgag CACGTAGCTGGTGTATGCCGCAAATCCCACCAGAACATGGTAGAGTAAGTTGTAAAGGATCTACTGTAAATGAAAGCGCAGGTTTGGTGGAAGGatctaaatgtaaaatacgATGCGCTCTTGGCTGGCGTGCCCCTCGCAACACAGTTTCAGTCTGTCGTCGCGGTAAATGGACCCATCAATTATATTGCCAACCGAAACGAATCAAaagataa